From Gossypium raimondii isolate GPD5lz chromosome 11, ASM2569854v1, whole genome shotgun sequence:
GGCATATTACAGCTGTATTTTCCACGGTCTTCAGAGAATCATTTTTTACCCACTCCTGATTGGCAAGATACCTGGCAGCATGCTGGAAAATAATAACTATGTCAATCTCCCAAAATGTTACAGCAATATATCGGATAAGGACAACAATTTTCACAGAAGTATTGCATAGAAACAAAGATACAGATGCAAGATTCAAAACAGTCATACAGCAGTACACCAACAGCTAAATATAACTACCACAGGGTTATTGTAAGTTATACACATATAGAGAGGAAGAAGgggaaatagaaatgatgccaGTACATTAATCGGGAAGAAAGCCATAATAAGTAGCAGGGAGATAATACTATATAACAAATCAAGATTTCCAAAATCCAAAGCCTTTACTTAGAAAATGGAGAAAgagaataacaatatttaacatttttataacaCAACACATTTACCAGATATTTAGATTTCTATGTAACTTAAAAGCAGTCCAGTCAAAGTCGAGATATCAAGAAAATGAAGCAAAATGTTCATCCTACAGCACAACCAATTACAAAGTTACTCATACCTGAAGACAAGTTTCTTTAATACCATTGCGTCCTTCCAAAATCCCAGCTTCTTTGATAGGTTCCTAAAAATGTCTGCAGATGAGTTTCTTACCATAAAGTATAAGCAcataatcaaagaaaaatacaagGCTGAAGCACTCACCAGATTCCTCACTGGAGGAAGACAAACCACAAGGTCCACATCACTCGATGGAAGAGCTAATCCAGTTGCATTTGAACCAAAGACATTCGTCCTTGATCTAGGCCATAGGACCTGAAGAGACCTTGTAACCCGCTTAACAGCCCAATTAATGTATGGCTTACAGGCCATATTCTCTGCTGCAACCTTGTACACGAACACCATACAAACAGTCAGTAACATTGCAAAGGCTGGTAAATGAATGTATAAGAAACAGAGAACTAGAAATTTCTTGCACAAAATAATGTTCAAGATCATGGAAACAATAAAACAGGAAGAAAATAGGATCAGTCATTAgctttttcctcttcttcattctctAGGGATCATTAAACTGCTTACCTGCTTCCAAAAGGAGTCAATTTCATCATTAAGGAAGTTGTGCATTGAAGACAGAGATGCCTTTCGAGCTGGGCAGCTCTGTAACTCAGGAGGCTGTAGAGGAAATGATACATCTGGCTGCAGAATAATcacaaaaatccaaaaattaaacacaaaccaTTACTTTCAGAATAACATAATGCTGATGCTATACTTACATGTTCTTGATCACGAGCAAGCTGAGACATTGCAATCAGATGATCTTGCAACAAAGCACCTGGGAGAGGATGGATCATTGGATGGGCTGAAAGATTCTTACTTCTCCAAGATGGCCAAACAACTTCAGTACCATCCATGCATACACAAGCATCCTCCGAGTTGGTTCCATCATAGTACAGACCTCTCATACCCCAATGTCTTGGGCTAGAGCTACCAGATCTAACAGTTGGAAAACCACGCTGTTTCCTTGAGTCACTCACAGGAGATGGTGGTGGTGGACGGGGAGCTCGTGGAACGCAGAGCACCACTGGTGATGGAGGCCGTCTTATCCGAGGTTGTTCACGCCTAGTTGGAGCAACACGTGGGCTTTTATGATCATGACCACGCTTGAAGTCAGATTTTGATCTCTCCCTTGATATGTTTGGAATGATTATAGGACGCAAAATAGGGTAAGGAAGTGAATCCCCTGTTTTCGCATCAACATCACTAGATAAATTGGTGAAAGATCCAGAAGCTTCCTCCTCAGTTGCTGCATCCGGTGTTGCTGATGCAGAATGCAACACTTTGCTAGACACTTCATTTCCTGGCACAACATAACTAACTGCTTGGTGTCCAGGACCCAAAGGATCAAAAGGCGAACAAAATGGAGTAGCTGTTGGCGAAGTCAAACCATTAGTACTATAAGATGAAGAGAAAGCAACCATGTCATCAACAGCCCTATTCATGTCTGCTTCACGCCAGGCCCATGAGCTATCATCGGAGCTAAGGGAAGGAGGTCTAGAGAAACCAGTACCTGGAAGATCAGAAGGATTCCAGTACATCACACCCCCACcaaaatattgattataatCTATACCAGAAACAGCATGCACCTCAAATTCTTCCTCTGATATATAGTGGCTGTCATATTCATCAGCCAGTTCAGATGTATTTGCAGGATCTGGCAAGTCAAAGAAATCCCCAGAATACTTTCTATCATCCTCAAAGCTCTTCATATTGAACTGAAAATTTTGTGAAGCAAAACTCTGCTGAAAAGCTGTCTGTCGCCTAGAGATAAATCCAGAGTCATAATTGTATGTAACTGATGGAGCCAATCCAGAAGCACTTCGAACCATAGGGGGCCAATCTAAACTCATTGGCATTGGACGAGATAAGATTCGATTGCAACCACTTTCAATCGAAGGATTTCTTGCCTGATGCATGGTGGGCACAAAAGGCTGGCGGATGTGATTGTGCCAATTGTGACCCACATCAAGGTGCAACCGATCAGTGGCTGCTGGAACATGTGAATTTatagaaggaaaataaaagggagCTACACTAGGCCACTCGTATGAAAGGCATTGTGGAGTAGGTGCAGTATTATAAAACTTTTTATCTTGCACCTGAATCACAGAAACTCCCTCTTTAATGTCAAGTGCATTCACAGATACACCAGAAGGTGAATTTTCCTGAATTTTACTTGCACTGTGTTCATTGATGCCTTCTCCAATGAAAACACTACCAGGTTTTGGGGCAATAGGAGGCAAAACATTACATTCTCGCTTATAATTTGAACTCTCTTGTCTGGTAGGAATGATTTCATTCGCACTAATATCTTTTGAGTCCTGTTGATGCCCTGTACCCTTATGACAGAAACCATTAGTGGAACCAACCTCATGATCTTGCACATGCAGGGCAATATCTTCCTTGAAAAGCTGATTATCTGGTTCAGTAGGACTTGAAATTGGTTCAAGAATATTTGTATGACTTATTGTATCAGTTGGAACACTGTGTTCTACACTTAAATTGTCCAAGACCCCATTGGACTTTGTTGCCTCATCTTGAGAAACAAAAGACAAAGAAGACGACCCAGTGACTGCCTTCTTAGAAGATTTTACTTCAGTTGTATCATTGATGTAAGAgcgtttttttttattcttttcctttcGGCTCTTCCTTGCAGCAGCTTGTCCTTTTCCACCAACCCCTGATTGGGTTTGTACCTGAAGAGAAGAGTACCAGTTATGacagtatttaattttaaataattaacaataccATCCAAATGAAAAACAGTGTGAGCATTTCCACTGGTAACAGAGTCTTTCTGTTTACATCTTTATCATGAGGTATAACATGCGTCTTGGTGGACTCCATCAAATCTGCTTTCTTATTATGAGTCGATTTATATTCAAGATCCTGGCATATTACTATAAACAGTTAACAAAATTTCTCAACACATATGAATGAAAGCAAAAACACATCTAAAGGACtttcaataaagaaaaaaggtaCCTTAAGAGGTTTTTGCGGTGGATGGTCATCCATCTCCATCTTCAGAACaggattttggtttttaatgttTCGGGACTTTACCTTTTTCTTACGGCTAGATGCACTGAACTGATCCTTGGATTTATCAGACGAAGAGTTAAAATTTCCTTCGCCAAGAAGTTCAAGCTTTGTGCAATCAAGTGAAATAAACATGAGATATCCTCGTAGTTTTCTTAATATGCTATCAATGATGGAACTTACAGAGCTTAATGAGCTAAAAAACACCTTTCCTACATCACAGTGGTGATGACATGATAGGACCACAGTAACAATATCCCGAAGCACAAACAAACTACTAAAGGCATTGGTTAAGGAAGTAGGTTTTCCAGAATGAGAATTTGCTGAAACAGTCATGCCAAATTCTGCATCCTCAAGGGGTTTTCGGGTGGTCCCCAGCTTTTTTTCACCATAATTGGTATATCTCATTGGTCGTTCCACTGCTCCTGCACTAAAAAGCCACATTTCATTCTCTGAGGCACTACCTGCTGCCTTCAGAACCTCGAAAGTCTGAAAGccgaaaaagttaaaaaatgttaagaaaTAATGTTCAAAAACTTTTAACAGAATAATTTCCCAAAAATACAATTCATCCATACATGGGAactctttaaaaatattgtatacGCATTGTATTATAACATATCAAATTTAAGAAAGATCCGAGCATAAAATATAGGAGCAATAGAAAGAAGGAATTATGAACCAAAGATGTTACTACAACTGAAGGTTATTTTAGGCTCACACAACGAGTTCATATAATTAGTTTGAACGAGCCCTCCGTGTTTAAACCTTCTCTCGATGCTTACAACTCAATTAAAGCaggcattttttttaaaattaactataatGATTATATCATAGGATAAACTCCATCATTAGATTAACATGGAGATATCAAAGTTTTAAGTTATACCAGGGATTTAGCAGCTTTCCCGAAAATTGTATTAAATACTTTCTTCCTTGTTGCATCACCCAAATTTACCCACCAATCCAAACATCCTTTCTTCCTCCAATACACATTTGCAGCTACCCCAGCAGCCTTCATCTTCTCTTTCAACTTCATCCCTCTTCTCTTCCCATTATTACAATTCAACCACGCTAACCTCAACGCCACCTCTAATCTATTTACAACAAAAGCCTCAACACTATAATACCCTTTTGATTTTAGCCACTCTAGTTCAATCCAATCCGATACCAATTCGCTCTCATCCCCTCTCAAAAACGCACCGTTTGAAACTTCATCCATTATTTCAACAAACCGGTCCACATTTTCAACCAGCTCTTCAGTCACCGTCATCGAATCGAGACTACTCACCGAGCACGTACAGTCGTCGATTTTTTCGCCTTCTCTGGATCCGAACAACCGAACCGACTCAAAAACTCGCCGTTCCGACTCATTGGACTGGGCAACCCTAGAGAGGAGACCACGTGATTGTTTGTAACAGAGGCCCGGGAGGAAGGGAGGATCACGAGAGGGAAGGTCGGGAAGAATAATGAAGAAGCCATGGCCACGTGTACGAAGCTTGCCGAGCATCTGGATGAGGAGCTGGGTGAACTTGGAATCGACGGTTGTGAGGTGAGCTTGACGTTGATGGACGGTGAGAGATGAGAACCACCTGAGGATCGAAGACCTTGAATTGctgttagggttagggtttggATTTTGGGAGAGAGAATTGCAATGGTAGAGAGAGATGTGCGAAGTAAGCGAGTCCATGACTTGGTTCTGAGCCATGAACGATTTGGTCAGAGATTTGGATAATTGCTGGGGAGGGAAATTAGGGTTTGATTTGGACATTATTTGCAGCttattcctttcttcttctttttttaattgttgatgTTTCGGTTTTACCTTCTTTTGTAGCAGAAAAACAAAAGGAGCTTTGACAAGAAGAAGGCAAAGAGAAAAACGGTGGCCGAGACAAACATGAGATGTTTTGAGAGAGATTTGCGGGTAGGAAGGTTAGAAGCACCGCAAATACACTACTTCATTTTTATCTCATGACTGAAAAATGAATGATTAAGCTactataaattttgttatttcttttaaaatttattatttcatagctacttgaaatatttgttttgaaaataaaactattttattgccaaaaagtttgatttaataaattaaacatgcatgagagaaaataagtaaaatttaacaaataagaaaatattttaaaattcaaaatataactcACTATAATAACTAATTTACCTATAAAGGCTCATTTTCAAGTATATTT
This genomic window contains:
- the LOC105802572 gene encoding uncharacterized protein LOC105802572; its protein translation is MSKSNPNFPPQQLSKSLTKSFMAQNQVMDSLTSHISLYHCNSLSQNPNPNPNSNSRSSILRWFSSLTVHQRQAHLTTVDSKFTQLLIQMLGKLRTRGHGFFIILPDLPSRDPPFLPGLCYKQSRGLLSRVAQSNESERRVFESVRLFGSREGEKIDDCTCSVSSLDSMTVTEELVENVDRFVEIMDEVSNGAFLRGDESELVSDWIELEWLKSKGYYSVEAFVVNRLEVALRLAWLNCNNGKRRGMKLKEKMKAAGVAANVYWRKKGCLDWWVNLGDATRKKVFNTIFGKAAKSLTFEVLKAAGSASENEMWLFSAGAVERPMRYTNYGEKKLGTTRKPLEDAEFGMTVSANSHSGKPTSLTNAFSSLFVLRDIVTVVLSCHHHCDVGKVFFSSLSSVSSIIDSILRKLRGYLMFISLDCTKLELLGEGNFNSSSDKSKDQFSASSRKKKVKSRNIKNQNPVLKMEMDDHPPQKPLKDLEYKSTHNKKADLMESTKTHVIPHDKDVQTQSGVGGKGQAAARKSRKEKNKKKRSYINDTTEVKSSKKAVTGSSSLSFVSQDEATKSNGVLDNLSVEHSVPTDTISHTNILEPISSPTEPDNQLFKEDIALHVQDHEVGSTNGFCHKGTGHQQDSKDISANEIIPTRQESSNYKRECNVLPPIAPKPGSVFIGEGINEHSASKIQENSPSGVSVNALDIKEGVSVIQVQDKKFYNTAPTPQCLSYEWPSVAPFYFPSINSHVPAATDRLHLDVGHNWHNHIRQPFVPTMHQARNPSIESGCNRILSRPMPMSLDWPPMVRSASGLAPSVTYNYDSGFISRRQTAFQQSFASQNFQFNMKSFEDDRKYSGDFFDLPDPANTSELADEYDSHYISEEEFEVHAVSGIDYNQYFGGGVMYWNPSDLPGTGFSRPPSLSSDDSSWAWREADMNRAVDDMVAFSSSYSTNGLTSPTATPFCSPFDPLGPGHQAVSYVVPGNEVSSKVLHSASATPDAATEEEASGSFTNLSSDVDAKTGDSLPYPILRPIIIPNISRERSKSDFKRGHDHKSPRVAPTRREQPRIRRPPSPVVLCVPRAPRPPPPSPVSDSRKQRGFPTVRSGSSSPRHWGMRGLYYDGTNSEDACVCMDGTEVVWPSWRSKNLSAHPMIHPLPGALLQDHLIAMSQLARDQEHPDVSFPLQPPELQSCPARKASLSSMHNFLNDEIDSFWKQVAAENMACKPYINWAVKRVTRSLQVLWPRSRTNVFGSNATGLALPSSDVDLVVCLPPVRNLEPIKEAGILEGRNGIKETCLQHAARYLANQEWVKNDSLKTVENTAIPIIMLVVEVPDDLITSASSNVQSPTDEQIDRTAEHGEHAHSDTVALDDSASPKCSQINYGNTKGVKSVRLDISFKSPSHTGLQTTELVKELTEQFPAATPLALVLKQFLADRSLDQSYSGGLSSYCLVLLIIRFLQHEHHLGRPINQNFGSLLMDFLYFFGNVFDPRQMRVSVQGSGVYINRERGYSIDPIHIDDPLFPTNNVGRNCFRIHQCIKAFSEAYSILEDELSCLSSNTTSSSNPPCRLLQKIIPSITLS